The Mus caroli chromosome 9, CAROLI_EIJ_v1.1, whole genome shotgun sequence DNA window aatacATATTTACTAATGGGATGAATGTAATTTTCCTGCGGCAGAATAACTCCATAGTAACTCAGAACTCAGAATAGATCTAGAGTTCAAGTTAGTGTTCTCTGTTAGAACAGTTGTCAGAGCTGTCTTCTGAAGTCTGCAGTAAGAGTTCACACACCTCTTCTTTGTAGGGCCATGTGTGTAGCACGTAAGGTGATAGTCGTGTCTGTATGTGGTGATGTGTTAGTGTGTGGATGATGTGGCTGCACCCATGAAACTCTATGCATGTTGACATTTGAATTTCATGTCATGAAGTAGGAAATTTGGTATTTTAAAGACTGTAGCTGTGCACTTGAACATTGAGAGAATGTTCTGTCtcttgcacacctttaattgtCATTACGAACTCTTTCAGGAACATTCCAGATGTTGCACCTGTTGTAAGTGATCAGAAACCATCTGTATCAAAGTCTGGACGGAAAATCAAAGGAAGAGGCACAATTGTACGTGTGTTAAAACTTTCTAATTTCAAATTGTTTACCTAAATTCTgacttttttaacattttattttaaaagtcagaggTTTAGTTTTAAATGGAACATTCTTCTCATTCAaggaattgtttttatttcccaaaGTTTTGGAAAGGCACTGCCATTGGTAGATACAGCTGTGGATGGATTTAATTATTCAGTGATACGATCcatgaaataatgttttattcagacattttggtctctgaGTAATGGAGGCTAATGAATGTGTTAGGGCTGCAAAGGGAACTTGAGGATTTCAGATGAATGTCTTGCCTCTTTTGCTTTTTGATGTCTTATATTTGAAATAACTTCCTACTTTCCTAAGTTGATACTTAAATTGATGCCTGCATTAGATCTTTTGCCTGACTCTGTCCTACAAGAGGCATTTTTAGAACAGTTACTACGCTTTCTGTGTTTAAAGCGCTATCACACACCTCCAAGGTCAAGATCCCACTCTGAGTCCAAAGATGATGACAGCAGTGAAACCCCTCCTCACTGGAAGGAGGAGATGCTGAGACTGAGAGCCTACAGGCCACCGAGCGGAGAGAAGTGGAGCAAAGGAGACAAGTAAGCACCTGGAGTGTGAGCACAGCCTGGAGCAGAGCTAAGTGCTGGAGAGGGACTGCCTGGCAGCCACTGGTAGGAGCAGCACTGCTGCCGCTAAGACCAAGGCTCTTCAGTCAGGTGCTGCTTCCTTTTGCTGAGAGTTTGAGTGGACTCTTAATTGCAGAAGTGATAAGGCCTCAGGCGCTACATACTAGATGTCTGACTTGACAAATACCTTACTCACAGGTGCGTGGATTGGTAAATAGAAGAGACTGCAAAGCATGGGAGTTCATTTCTGACTCCAAAGACTATTGAGTCTGCAATATGTTCAGATAATAGTGATTCCCTACAGTGTACAGTGTCTGTTTCTAAAGTGCACAGGCtccagaataaagaaaattcagCTTTATCCAGGCCTCGTGGCActgtaattccagtatttgggagatggaggccaggctggatacataatgagtttcaggccatcctaGGCCACATAACAGGATCTTGTCTTCACAAAAAGATAGTAGTTGGTATTTACCTTGCAATCATGAGGATCCCAAATGTACATGGAAAGCTAAGTGTAGCAGCAAGCACTTcataatcccagggctggggcgTCCTTGCAGCATGCTGTGCAGCTGTCTACTGTTGAACCTTAGGCCAatgagagatttttttcaaagaaattagtGTTCTTAAGAATGATACCTGAGGTGCTctctgcacatgtgcatatgtgtgcacctgcacacatacaaacattcgTGTGTaggtgaattttttaaaaagaagaaataagaaaacaaagttgaGTCAAGATTGGGCATCTAGCTCtgtagtagagtgcttgcttagcatgcataaggTCCTGAGTGGGATGCCCAGTACCACAAAAACAAGTAACTCAGCAGCAAGACTGGTTGGGGCCTGGGTTTCACACTCTTTGAGAAATTTCTCTTAGAGGAAGAAGGTTGTTAGTAGATCATATTGCGAGCTGTGTATCTCTACAGAACTTCTGGTTAGTTGGTATGATTTTTACAAACACTCAGAGTCTATTTCACTTAAAAAACAAGGATCATGGGACTGGAgcgatggctgagtggttaagagccttggctgctcttctagaggatctgggttcaattcccagcacccacatggcagctcagaactgtctgtacctccagtaACAGAGGgtctgacacccttacacagacatacatgcaggcaaaacaccaatgtacatgaaatgaaaataaattagaaaggaaaaaaaatcaccaaaaagCAAGGATCTTTTGTGAGTCTGGTAATAGTTGTCATCACTCTGATTTATGTTAAAGTGTTGGTGGAATTGGGTACTCTCATCAGAAGTATGTTTCTAAGACACAAAGTGTTCACAGATAACCTCATGCACGTTATGCTCCTCCTCTTACAGGCTGAGTGACCCCTGTTCAAGCCGATGGGATGAAAGAAGCCTGTCCCAGAGATCCAGATCATGGTCCTATAATGGATACTATTCAGATCTTAGTACAGCGAGACACTCTGATGGTCAccacaagaaacacagaaaagaaaagaagtttaagcataaaaaaaaagctaaaaagcagaaacattgcagaagacacagacagacaaaaaagagAAGAATAGTTATGCCTGATTTGGAACCCTCAAGATCTCCCACCCACCGAATGAAGTCCTCCTGTGTTAGAGAAAGGAGATCTcgtgcctcctcctcctcctctcatcaCTCATCCAAGCGGGACTGGTCTAAATCAGACCAGGATGACCGGAGTGCTTCAACCCATTCTAGCAGAGACTCCTACAGATCTAAGTCTCATTCACAATCAGATTCTAGAGGGAGCTCTAGATCAAGGGCTGTGTCAAAGTCCTCATCTCGTTGTCTCAACAGATCAAAGTCTAGATCTAGTTCCAGGTCAGGACCCCGAAGAACATCAATATCCCCCAAAAAACCTGCTCAGCTGAGTGAAAATAAGCCAGTTAAGACAGAACCTTTAAGGCCATCAATGCCACAGAATGGAAATGTGCTAGTACAACCAGTGGCAGCAGAAAACATTCCTGTAATACCATTGAGTGACAGCCCTCCCCCTTCTAGGTGGAAGCCTGGGCAGAAGCCCTGGAAGCCCTCTTACGAGCGAATTCAGGAGATGAAAGCTAAAACAACCCACTTGCTGCCTGTCCAAAGCACATACAGTTTAACAAATATTAAAGCAACCGTGAGTTCATCATCTtatcacaaaagagaaaaaccttcAGAAAGTGATGGGAGTGCTTATTCAAAGTACAGTGATAGAAGTTCTGGAAGCTCAGGAAGGTCGGGGAGCAAGTCTTCTAGGAGCAGGTCATCCTCCAGGTCATACACAAGGTCAAGGTCACGAAGTCTCCCTACTTCACGCTCACTCTCTAGGTCTCCATCATCTAGGTCTCACTCACCAAATAAGTACAGTGATGGTTCCCAGCACAGTAGGTCCTCTTCATATACTTCTGTTAGCAGTGATGATGGAAGACGAGCCACGTTTAGATCCAACAGGAAAAAAAGTGTCACTTCAAATAAAAGACATCGCAGTAACTCTGAAAAGACACGTCACAGTAAATatgtcagaggcagagagaaatccTCATGTCACAGAAAGTATAGTGAAAGCAGATCATCTTTAGATTACTCTTCAGACAGTGACCAGTCACATGTTCAAGTATACTCAgccccagagaaggagaagcagggaaAAGTGGAAGCATTGAATGATAAGCAggggaaaggcagagaagaaggaaaacccaAGCCTGAATGGGAATGTCCTCGTTCTAAAAAGAGAACTCCGAAAGATGATCTCCCTGATCACTCTAGAGATGACAGTGTATCCAAAGGGAAGAATTGTGCGGGCAGTAAATGGGACTCGGAATCAAACTCGGAACAAGATGTGACTAAGAGCAGGAAAAGTGATCCCCGGAGAGGTTCAGAAAAGGAGGAGGGTGAAGCCTCTTCAGACTCCGAGTCAGAAGTTGGCCAGAGTCACATCAAAGCCAAACCCCCAGCAAAGCCTCCAACAAGCACTTTTCTGCCCAGCAGCGACGGTGCCTGGAAGTCTAGGAGACCACAGTCTTCAGCCTCTGAGTCAGAGAGCTCCTGCTCCAACTTGGGGAACATTAGAGTAGAGCCCCAGAAGCAGAAACACTCAAAGGATGATCTTAAGGGGGATCACACAAAAAGGGCGAGAGAGAAATCAAAAGCTAAAAAGGACAAAAAACACAAGACTCCAAAACGGAAGCAAGCTTTCCACTGGCAACCTCCACTCGAGTTTGGTGAcgatgaggaggaggagatgaatGGAAAGCAAGTTACACAGGACCCAAAAGAGAAAAGGCATGTCTCTGAGAAGTGTGAAGCTGTGAAAGACAGCATTCTAAAAGTCGAGAAAACCTGTGATGAAGGCAGTTCTCCAAGTAAACCCAAGGAGGGTACTTTAGAGCAGGACCCACTTGCAGAGGGTGGACATGATCCCAGCTCTTGTTCTGCACCTCTGAAAGTGGAGGAAAACATGACCAACTCTCCACCTAGCACCCAGCATCTTGAAGAGCATGTCCCAGGTGGAGGGGAGGACGTGCTTCAGACAGATGACAACATGGAGATTTGCACCCCTGATAGAACTTCCCCTGCAAAGGGAGAGGTGGTGTCCCCTTTAGCAAACCACAGGATAGACAGCCCAGAGGTGAGCATTATTCCAGAGCAGGATGAGTCTATGGCACATCCTAGAGCAGGAGGGAAACAAGAGAGTAGCATGTCTGAAAGCAAGACCTTGGGTGAAAGTGGGGTTAAACAGGACAGCTCTAGCAGTGTGACCAGTCCTGTAGAAACTGCTGGAAAGAAGGAGGGGGCTGAGAAGAGCCAGATGAACCTCACAGATAAGTGGAAGCCATTGCAAGGTGTAGGGAATCTGTCAGTGTCTGCTGCAACCACATCTAGTGCTCTGGATGTGAAGGCATTATCTACTGTGCCTGAAGTGAAACCACAAGGCTTGAGGAtagaaatcaaaagcaaaaataaggTTCGGCCTGGCTCTCTCTTTGATGAAGTAAGAAAGACGGCACGCCTAAATCGAAGGCCACGGAATCAAGAGAGTTCCAGTGATGATCAGACACCTAGTCGGGATGGTGATAGCCAGTCCAGGAGTCCACACAGATCTCGAAGTAAATCCGAAACCAAATCTCGACACAGAACAAGGTCTGTCTCATACAGTCACTCACGAAGTCGATCTAGAAGCTCTACCTCATCTTACCGGTAAGAAATattccctttgggtttttttttttttttttttttttttcttttacccctAAGGAGAGTCTGCTGTCAGCTCAGAAAAACATTAGCATTAGAAGTGTGATTGATCACTGTTTCCAGATATCTGACAAGGGAATAAGAAGCATTCCACATGACCAAAACCACTGATAGAGGACATAAATAGGGAGAGGGCATTTCAGGACAAGAAATGGACTCGGCTGAAGAGACCTGTAGTTTTATCACTTGGGCAATGAAACCTCTTGCCATGACTGGTGGCGAGTTCTTCATATTCAAAGATGTGAAGTACCTGGCCTTCTTGTGCAGGTTGCCATGCCTTTGGATAGAATCCTTTGAGCAGATTCTGTAGGGCTTATAGATTATTGAACTTACTACTCTGTTACACGTGTAAAAGGTAGATGCCATGCATGGAGGCAGAGTTGCTAAGTCGACCTTGGTGATCATGGTGGAATTTTTGTTGGAGACCTATCCAGCATTTGTCATCAGGAAAGACTTGAAGAGTACAAAGACTGAGAGTGAAAGCTAAGAAAAGGTGTTCACAGTAACAGGAAGCCAAATAAGTAGTTGTGTTCATGGACATGTACATAGGCCTGTTGCAGTCTTTCCTgactttattttattggttaaaCCATGGTGCCTTCTGGATTACTTCTTTTGCAGTCCATGACAAAAGTTTGTAAGAGACCTTTCCCTGCTTGTGCTCCCCTCCTGCCCTGTTCATCCCAATAGTGTGGGGAGTGCACATAGTATATGCTTTCTCACTCACTCCATTGTAGATCAAGAAGCTACTCTAGAAGCCGGAGCAGGGACTGGTATAGCAGAGGCCGGACCCGCAGCCGGAGCAGTTCCTATGGAAGTTTCCATAGTCACAGGTGAGCTTGTGGTCTCACCCTGATGAGTGGTGTCCAGTCACTTGCAGTGGACCACTTCTGGGACACAACAGGACAGCTGTTGATCTGTCCTTGTCAAATACCACCCTGAACTGTTTCTCATCCAGCTCTCTGAGAGCTCTGGAACTCTGCCTGGCTGTTTGTAGATGAGATCTTAGCAGAGTAAGGCAAAAGAAGCAGTCGGATTGAGAGGCCATGCCACTCCTACCTGCTCTGTGCATAGATGTCACTGAGGTCACAAGTAGAGTCACCTCTTCTTGACCTACTTAGGGGTTACGACAGGCTACAGCAGGAAACCGAGAGGAACGTGAGTGCTGGGTGCAGTTTTCTATTTCCCTGGTGCTGCTCTCTTTGGCCTTGTGGTATTTTCTGCTCTGAGCACTCATATAAGTGGGccttctcccttcccacccaACTGAGAGCCTCCTCAGAAAACTACCTAAAGCTTAGTTCTAAAGAAATCCCAGCACACTTGAGATAAACACACAATAGTTATCGCATTTCACTGTATTTTCACTTTGATGGGCAAAAATGTCTAGATTGTTACTGTGGCCTGTGCCCTAATGCACAAGGTGATAGCCCTCTATGGTCCATACTAGGACGTCCAGCAGGAGCCGGTCCAGGAGCAGCTCCTATGACCTCCACAGCCGTTCCAGGTAAGTGCTGCTGGGAGGCCCAGAGTGCTGGGTAGGGGTTGGCTTGTGCTGCTGGGGATTGATCCCAGGGCCTCAGGCACAAAACACAGCACATCTACTGCCATGGATCTTATTCTTTAGCCTAAATGATGCATTTCTAATTAAGTAACTTTAATgcatattttttctaaaattacacatacacaaaaagatcTTATAATTTTTATCTGTTGGTTCATTGTACTCCAGTCAGAAATGACAATATCTGTCATTTCTTGTGAATATAATTATCCAATAAAATCAAGATTCAATCACACTAACTCCATGttaattttgtgatatttttcaatgcagaaaagaaattaacatttctCTCTTTAACATGGTAAGTCCAATTGGGTGCAATTGCTGGATGTTCCTAGAACTTCTTATGCAACTGTCCTCACACCTCCAGAGAGTACCCGTGTGAGCCAGTACCCTCTGATGGCCCTAAAAAGGAGCCTTTCTGTATTTGAATGGAACACTGTGTGTCATTGCTATTTAAGCAGATCCTACACCTACGATAGTTACTACAGCCGGAGTcgcagccgcagccgcagccAGAGGAGTGACAGTTACCATCGTGGTAGAAGTTACAACAGGCGGTCCAGGTGGGTCCCTGGGTTAGAGCACTGGAAGAGACTAGGCACTTGGTGTGAGTGGGCTATCAGAGGAACACCTCCCCTGGAGTTTCATTGGCCTACAGACAGCTATTAAACATGGCCTTGGTACAGAGAGTTGGCAGGTGAAGGTTGTCAGTTGCTGTTTTATAGTTGACACTAAAATGAGTTTTATTCATGTAACtttaattaaacatttcttttggAAGAGGAGTAAGGAGAAGACCAAATCATGGCTCACATCTGCAAATCAGGCCAGTCTgctgttttattaaaatgtgatTGTCTCGGCCGCAGGGTTGAATCCTATATCTTGTTATTTAATGAATAAGATGTGACCTTATCATAACTCTTGAATTGTCCTTTGCTGATGGGTGCTGTCACCCTTCATTATCCTTTGCAAGTCCAGAAAACTTCCTACAGACCGTGCACATGGGTACCCCCTTGACTGACTGTTTCAGGGGTGGCCAGCTGGGCATGCCAGTGCATGAGCCCCTCCACCTGCTAGCTCCAGCTTCAGCTCTTTCTGACTTCTCTCCTCCAGTGTTCTAGAGCTTCCCTTCTGCTCAGAAATCCAAGTGACAGCTCTGTCACTTGTCTTTGTGTCCTGAAGTGATCAGTCACCTCccacccctcagcccccacaTCTCATATTCTTCACTGCAGCCCATTGCCCAGGGAACATCCCATCTCCATCGCACTAACCCTAGAACCTTGGGGGTTTCAGTGAACAAACTTGCCTGTCCATTGTCTTGAGCTGTCCTTGAGCTCTTGTTCTAGGTGTACTTGTGGTGGGATGGACTACACTTACCATAACAAGTTGCCTCGCTCTCAGAAAAGCTTTTTAAATGAGCTTAAAGACCACCATAACCAAGttttagtgagactctgtccctTTAACCCCTTCCTGCTTCAGTCTAGTCTAGTATTGACATTTACTGGATATAGTAGAAAAATAGTTTGCTCATTTTTATGAATGGATTTCAAGTAAATTTCCCACTCTTGTGAGGTTTCTTTATTGTTATCTTAACCTTGATTTTACTACCATTTAAAACATCCTCGAAAAATCCATAGTGTTGCAATAGTTAGAACAGAAAATGGGAGTTGATGgcgttgttttgttgttttgttctcttaTACAGGAGTGGTAGATCCTATGGCTCAGACAGTGAAAGTGACAGAAGTTACTCTCATCACCGGAGCCCCAGCGAGAGCAGCAGATACAGCTGAGATGTCTCTGTATAGATTGTGTCTTAAGTGTAAATACCTGGTAACTTAAAGCTTAAGAAACTGGATGGCAGTCTGTTGTGTTTTAGTATTAGACCTCAATCCAATAGTGGATATTTCTTGTCACTTATTTACATGTGCGCAAAAGAATTTAAAGTGCAGATGTccctagaaatatttttatgaccCATTTTACAGTAGGCAACTATGgaattttcagtttcttgaatCAAGAAATGGTAAATTTGATGTAAGTATGATTTTCAGTGTCACTGTAGATAGGGTTTTCTGTAGATCACATTGTCTGTAGaattcagatttctttttgtttcaggtTTTAGCATCCATGCTGCCAAACAGAATTGTGGAGAGTGTCTAAGGCACATGTTCTCCATGTCCCCATGTCCCCATGCTGGTTGTCGTCTTGGTGTGTGCTGTCAGATGAGGCTATCCACATCCATATTGACCATGGCCAGGTGTGCAGGGTGGTAGCTCATGCCTCTGTGTCTGCAGCAGTCCGTCCCAGCTGTGGGCACCCACACTGCCTGAGGGCTCTGCCTTGTCACAGTGAATGCCAGCCCAGCCACCCCAGCTCCTGCTTTGGTGCTTGGTGCCTTTGGTTCCTCATATACCCTATGTCATATTGTCACACACTGCATTTCCTGATGCCAGGAAatgaattgtgatttttttttttaaattcactggcaccaaaaataatttcttctgagCTGGGTTCACTGTGAGTGTAGGGGCTTCTTCCAAACACAGATAAGTGGTGGAGGTCCCTTGGAACAGAACCTGTATGGCTGGTCATCTTGTTCTGCACATGTGTGCTAACGCGCCAGCTGAAGAAAGTTCTTCGGAAGCAGCTCCACAGACACTCCAGCGGCCAAGCGTCTCTCTCACTGTGGCAATAGTAGCAGCCCTGCCCCAACCATCCTATTCCCTGTTTGTGTCGAgacaccccccatcccaccccaccccaccccacatgcTGCCCCCTGACTCCATGAAGCCCTGCCTGATGGAGGAAACCCAGGAAAAAAGTTGGGGGCAGCAGGGTCACAGGCTCTGCTGCACAGAAAGGGGTTCTTATGGCTTTGTGTGGCTCCTCCAGGAAGAATCTAACCTGTAAAACTAGtgtgggtttgtttctttgttttgttttactctttagTTTGCATTTTTCCCCAAGTGTACTTAATCACCTTAGTGCCGGTTAAATCCAGTTCACAGACTTCCTGTCAGGTACATGGTGTAGAAGTCTGTACTATCCTATCCCACCCAGGCCTTGCTAGTGcatttgggaagagaaaaggCCTTGGGCTGGAGGAAATTACTAAAACCCTGGCCAGATGGAGGGAAAGTACTGGATATATGAAAGTAGTCTTCCAGGGCCATGTGGCTCAGTGATATAtagcatgtgcttagcatgtaAGTAGCTCTGAGATGAGAGGTCAGCACCCCACAAATAAATAATGGTGTTACTCTGTGATGTATGTAAGCAGCATTTTGGTGGCCAGCCAGCTGTTGTTCACCACGTCTGTAAATTAGTTAATTAGAAAGAAGGATAACATCAGAACTCAGTGCTTGGCGGGTTAGACGTGTGGTTTATAGTGAGTGGGTCCTCCGCCCCCCCCTTTAAAGTTGCCGACAAAGAAGGGTGTTTGAATCTAGTATTCAGTAGGAAGAATGCATTCAGAGCCCAAATAAACTGGCAAATGTAATTAGTAAGAAAAGGTCACTATTGGGCCATATATTCTTATTTGGTTGCTGTGTAACAAGTTATCCCAAATTTCTCAGCCTAAGAGTGCCCATGCATCATTGACAAACAGGCACAGTAGGGTTGACTCATCTGCTCAGGGTCTCAAGGTAAGGTCTGGAAGAGCTCATTTCTCAGAAGACTCTGGGAAGAGGTGACTTGTAGCTGGGCCCTTCTAGAGCCCTTGGTGGATACCCACATCGCCTGCTGTAGGCCTTGCCAGCTTCAACCACCAGGAACCCTTTGAGTCTTGTCTTTTTTTCAAAacctctgccctcctcctgctTTAAGGGTCCATGTAAGTAAGATCAGGCTCCAGAGATAAATCTCTACTCGAAGTCCCATGGCCAGAGGAGTTACAGACATTGGCGGGTTCTAGGGATTAGCATAGGAAGAGGAAGGGCATCCACCTACCACCTACTGCTGCATGGACAGGGCTTAACCTGTACCAACAGGCACTCATGTTCAGTAATGTCAACCTTGCTGTTTATACTCCAGTGAATACGGAAATGGCTTTTCTTCTTATCCATGATCATTCTgtattttgaagttatttttttaataaaattgaattatGTTGTGTAATGTGCTTAATAGAAGACGCTTTATTGGATGATTTTGTAACATCCTGTTTACTGCAAGTGGCATAGTTGATATTGttcaaaaatgtagaaaatactttTGTACATACTAGCAATGTCTAATTTGTATATACTTCTATTAAATTTCTCTACAACTTGAAAAGGATCttgtagaaatgaaaatacatgCTGAGTTTGAGTCTGCCTGCTTGGTCTTTCTTTACTCAAACTCCAGTTTCTGATACAGCCAAGCGAAGAGACTTGTCCATTGGCAGGTTACTGGGGTGCAGGAGTGACCTGGGAGAGCCTGGCAGAAACACACCCTTTGGTGGGATGCAACTCCAGGTCTCCTCCCTTTGTCCTCAGCAAGTCATCTGACTGTGGCACCCATCATCACTCACCTCCTAAGAACGACCTTGTGACATTTGAACACACAGGTGAGAACCTGCTGGCTAAGCAGAGTGAACCTGCTAGCTTGTTTGCAGAGAACTGGGTTTGCTAAGCAGTGTTTCCCCAACTTGGGAAACTGAAAATTGTCAAAtgtgggtgttttattttttatttagagaaaatgccaggtgtggtagggtagtgcacatctttaaccccagcagaagagggtggatctcttgagttcaaggccagacaggacTGCATAGTaagactatttaaaaatttttttaatttagccgggtgtggtggcaggacagccagggctatacagagaaaccctgtcttgaaaaaccaaaaaaaaaaaaaaaaaattaaaattaaaaaaaaatttaaagccaggcatggtgaaacacgcctttaatcccagcacttgggaagcagaggcagacggatttctgagtcccaggccagcctggtctacagagtgagttccaggacagccagagctatacagagaaaccctgtctcaaaaaacaacaaaactaatttaaaaagaaaattaggcagggtggtggtggcgcacgcctttaatcccagcacttgggaggcagaggcaggaggatttctgagttcgaggacagtcagtgctacacagagaaaccctgtctcgaaaaaaagaaaattagctgTTTTTGGCCTCATaggcctatagtcccagcacttgcaagatggagacaggaggatccactaaagatcatcctgggctacatgagatcttgttcCCACACtgtcagaagagagagaggataccAGGGAAGCCTGTTGTGGTCTTTGTGGAGTTCACAGAACTTTATTTGCACCTGATAAAAGCCTGATTGATAGCTGGTCAGTACTGGGGCATCATGTCACTTCTTTAATTAGCCGGAGAAAGGCATTGAGCCCACAGTTCTGTGAGGGATGTGGGGGCTGGATGAGCCTCAGTGGATAAGACTACAGCAACCAGGAATCTATCTGTCTCAGCTATTGCATGCTTGCTGAGTAGAggccaggttcaattccaaaaACCTACATGGCAGATCAGtcataactccagttgcagaggatTCAACTCCTGGCCTCTGCTCAACAAGCACGCAAATAGTGcacaggcaaaatgcccataacGTGTTAAAAAGACAGGTCAGAATGTCTAGCTGAGACAGACTCCTGGTCGCTGTAGTCTCTCGGGCACCTTGAGGGATGAGTACACCACAGCACAGGCTGCACTCTGAGGCCTGGGCCTCTTGCCGTAGCTGCTTCCTCCCTGTGGTTTATAGTAGCCTGGTGTTGCCGTCTTCAATACCAAACCTCATACAAACAGTAAGACCAAACTCCACAGGCTAAGGCTGAGGCACCTGGGAGATACCAAGGCAGAATGTGGGTTTTAAAAGGGCCAGAACTACACCTATGTCCACTGAACCCTAACCCTGATCCCTGCTGCCCACATGCAGATTCTGAGGACCATTGTCTATGCCCTAACTTTAAGAGGAGTCTGCCTCCCTGAAGACCATGTCTGGAAACATTTAGGGCTCAGAAGACCTCTAGAACCCCCACTACTGGGCAGACATGTAGGACCCGATGGTCTCTGCACAGCTGTGATGGACGTAGGCCTTCACACTGCTGCTGGTCACATCTCACTGAGTTAAGGGGGTGGGGGCTTCCGCATGAAGTACCACAGCCCAAGGTTGTGGAGGTCTAGGGTCTCTGGGAGCCTTTTGGAAGTTTCCAGGGAGGCTCTCCTGCTGAGGTCTTGGACTTGGTGTGGGAAAGGGAACCTGCTGGTTTGCATTAGGCTCCCACCCTTGTGCAGCTGTGGCCCATTAGTGCTGGACTCGGCAGCCAAAACTGAGGGAGATGGAGGCCACGTACTGTACACCCTCCCCCTCCAGCCAGCACCACCCGCTTTTTGGACTGCCTAACTTGCATTTCTGTTACCTGGTGAGCTTAGTTTTTCCCCAGCCAAGTGCAGGAACCCCAATCAGTTTGGGGCTGTCTCCTTGTTCTCCAAAGTGAAGTTTGGCCTGGAGTCACCCAGCTTTAGGGGTCTAAAGCACCCACCTCTATCATGGTCATGAGTGCTCCGGCCCCTAAACCAACCAACTGAACTTGAGGTTGTGGCCTAGAATCCTTCCTCTGCTCCCATCTTGTCCCTCCAGTTGGCTGTACCCCATGTCCTAACCACTCAGTTCTGCAGCCATGAACACAAGGGGGCT harbors:
- the Nktr gene encoding NK-tumor recognition protein isoform X1 encodes the protein MGAQDRPQCHFDIEINREPVGRIMFQLFSDICPKTCKNFLCLCSGEKGLGKTTGKKLCYKGSTFHRVVKNFMIQGGDFSEGNGKGGESIYGGYFKDENFILKHDRAFLLSMANRGKHTNGSQFFITTKPAPHLDGVHVVFGLVISGFEVIEQIENLKTDAASRPYADVRVIDCGVLATKLTKDVFEKKRKKPTHSEDSDSSSNSSSSSESSSESEVERERIRRRRHKRRPKVRHTKKRRKEMSGSEEPRRKRTVSPEGYSERSDVNEKRSVDSNTKREKPVVRPEEIPPVPENRFLLRRDMPAITVEPEQNIPDVAPVVSDQKPSVSKSGRKIKGRGTIRYHTPPRSRSHSESKDDDSSETPPHWKEEMLRLRAYRPPSGEKWSKGDKLSDPCSSRWDERSLSQRSRSWSYNGYYSDLSTARHSDGHHKKHRKEKKFKHKKKAKKQKHCRRHRQTKKRRIVMPDLEPSRSPTHRMKSSCVRERRSRASSSSSHHSSKRDWSKSDQDDRSASTHSSRDSYRSKSHSQSDSRGSSRSRAVSKSSSRCLNRSKSRSSSRSGPRRTSISPKKPAQLSENKPVKTEPLRPSMPQNGNVLVQPVAAENIPVIPLSDSPPPSRWKPGQKPWKPSYERIQEMKAKTTHLLPVQSTYSLTNIKATVSSSSYHKREKPSESDGSAYSKYSDRSSGSSGRSGSKSSRSRSSSRSYTRSRSRSLPTSRSLSRSPSSRSHSPNKYSDGSQHSRSSSYTSVSSDDGRRATFRSNRKKSVTSNKRHRSNSEKTRHSKYVRGREKSSCHRKYSESRSSLDYSSDSDQSHVQVYSAPEKEKQGKVEALNDKQGKGREEGKPKPEWECPRSKKRTPKDDLPDHSRDDSVSKGKNCAGSKWDSESNSEQDVTKSRKSDPRRGSEKEEGEASSDSESEVGQSHIKAKPPAKPPTSTFLPSSDGAWKSRRPQSSASESESSCSNLGNIRVEPQKQKHSKDDLKGDHTKRAREKSKAKKDKKHKTPKRKQAFHWQPPLEFGDDEEEEMNGKQVTQDPKEKRHVSEKCEAVKDSILKVEKTCDEGSSPSKPKEGTLEQDPLAEGGHDPSSCSAPLKVEENMTNSPPSTQHLEEHVPGGGEDVLQTDDNMEICTPDRTSPAKGEVVSPLANHRIDSPEVSIIPEQDESMAHPRAGGKQESSMSESKTLGESGVKQDSSSSVTSPVETAGKKEGAEKSQMNLTDKWKPLQGVGNLSVSAATTSSALDVKALSTVPEVKPQGLRIEIKSKNKVRPGSLFDEVRKTARLNRRPRNQESSSDDQTPSRDGDSQSRSPHRSRSKSETKSRHRTRSVSYSHSRSRSRSSTSSYRSRSYSRSRSRDWYSRGRTRSRSSSYGSFHSHRTSSRSRSRSSSYDLHSRSRSYTYDSYYSRSRSRSRSQRSDSYHRGRSYNRRSRSGRSYGSDSESDRSYSHHRSPSESSRYS